Genomic window (Gemmatimonadota bacterium):
GAGTGCCGGGACGAGAGCGCCCAGCGGAACCAAGGCCGCCGCGCCGCGGCCGCCCAGGAGAAGCACGGTTGCTGCCATCATCGCGGCCAGGTATAGGAGGCCCACGGCCGGAAGCCCGAACCGGCCAGGCCAGGCGGAAAAGCTGAAGCTCAGCTCGTCCACGCGGTAACCGAGGGCCTGGAAGCGCTGCCGCAGCTCCACCGCCACCTGCTCGGCGCCCGCGGACCCACTCAGCCGCGGGCGGGCCAGTGCGCTCAGGCTGTCCAGAACCTCTCGCTCCTCGCGCCGGCTCGCCGGTCTCGGCACCCGGCCGGCCGGCCCTTCGCCCCCACGCATCCTGTCCTGGTAGCTCCGTGTCCCCGATGAACCGTCAGCCGGGCAAAAGCTCCGCCTGCACCAACACGCGCGCGACCTTACGCCGCTCCTTTTCGGGCAACGGGCGCAACGGCGGGCGCGGCGCGCCTCCCGTGTAACCCAGCAGGTCGAGGGCTGCCTTGACACCCGGCGCGCCGTAGGCTGCTACGATCTCCCGGTGCACGGGAGCAAGCCGTTCCTGCAGCTCACCAGCACGCCGGCTCTCGCCCTCGCGGTAGTACTGCAGGATCCGCGCACAATCGCCTGGCGCGAGCAGACCGAGCGCCAGGACGCCGCCCACCGCGCCCAGCTCGAGCGCCGTGTAGAGCAACGCGCCGCTGCCCACCAGCAGTGCAGCGTGACGGCCGCACGCCACCGTGTAATCGGCCAGCCGCTTCACGTCACCGGACGAGTCCTTCACGGCGGCCACCCGAGGGTGACGGACCACTTCGCCGATCAGCCCCGGCTCGAGCACCACGTGGGTGTACTTCGGAATGTGATAGACAATGAGCGGGACCCTGGCGGCCTCGGCCACGCCCAGGTAGTAGTCGCGCAGCGCCGCGGGCGCGAGCAGCGCGCCGAAGTAGGCGGGCGGGTGCAGCAGCGCCGCGTCCGCGCCGGCCTCGGCAAGCCGGTTGAGCTGGCGGGCGGCCGTGCGGGTCGACTCCCCGCTCACGCCCGCCACCAGCGGCACGTCTGGTGGCACCAGGTCCCGGGCGAAGCCGACGAGGCGGAGCTTCTCCTCCTCCTCCAGCAGCACGCCCTCGCCGGTCGAGCCGAACAGGACGATGCCGTCGATCGGCTGCTGAAGCCAGCGGCGCAGGTTCTCGCGGAAGCTGACGGGGGCGATCTCCCCCGAGACAGGGTCGTACGGCGTCGTGACCGGGAGCAGGATCCCCGAGAACACAGGCGCGGCCCGCGAGGCAGCGCTCAGCCGAGGACCTTCATGCGCAGCTCGAAGTCCGCGGGATTGGTCGCCGCGGCCTTGGCCACCTCGTAATCGACGGTTCCCCCTCTGACCAGGTCCATCAGATGCTGATCGAACGTCTGCGAGCCGTACTGCTCCCGACCCTGCGCAATGAAGTCCGGGATCTCGTCTACCCGGTTCATATCCCGCATAGCGTCGCGGATGGTGCCGGTGACCACCATGACCTCGCAGGCTGCGATCCTGCCCTTCACGTCCTTGCGCGGGAGCAGCCGCTGACTGATCACGCCCACCAGCGACTCGGAGAGCCGGACCCGAACCATCTCCTGCTCGTGCGGCGGGAACACAGCGATGACGCGGGAAATGGTCTTGACCGCGCTCTGCGTGTGCAGCGTCGAGAAGACCAGGTGCCCGGTCTCCGCCGCTTTGAGCGCGATGTCGATAGTCTCTGTGTCGCGCATCTCGCCCACCAGGATGATGTCCGGATCCTCACGCAGTGCCGCCCGCAGCCCCGTCGCGAACGACTTGGTGTCCGCACCCACTTCCCGCTGCGTGATCGAGCTCTGCTGGTGCCGGTGCAGGAACTCGATGGGATCCTCGAGCGTGAGAATGTGCTTCTTCTTGTTCTGGTTGACGTGGTTCAGCATGGCCGCCAGTGTGGTGCTCTTCCCCGAGCCCGTCACGCCCGTCACCAGGACCATGCCGCGCTCCGCGTCAGACATCTCGGCCAGCACGCGCGGAAGCTGCATCTGCTCGAGGGTCGGGATCTCGAAGGGAATGGCCCGCAGAATGATTCCGAAGGAGCCGCGCTGCCGTAAGATATTAACCCGGAACCGCCCCAGCCCGGGGGCGCCGAACGAGCAGTCGTAATCGAGGATCTGGTCTACCCGTTCCCGGTCCTCCGGATCGGCAATGA
Coding sequences:
- a CDS encoding dihydrodipicolinate synthase family protein, which gives rise to MFSGILLPVTTPYDPVSGEIAPVSFRENLRRWLQQPIDGIVLFGSTGEGVLLEEEEKLRLVGFARDLVPPDVPLVAGVSGESTRTAARQLNRLAEAGADAALLHPPAYFGALLAPAALRDYYLGVAEAARVPLIVYHIPKYTHVVLEPGLIGEVVRHPRVAAVKDSSGDVKRLADYTVACGRHAALLVGSGALLYTALELGAVGGVLALGLLAPGDCARILQYYREGESRRAGELQERLAPVHREIVAAYGAPGVKAALDLLGYTGGAPRPPLRPLPEKERRKVARVLVQAELLPG
- a CDS encoding type IV pilus twitching motility protein PilT, yielding MIEILKAAMQQGASDIHIKGGDFVRARVRGELTQLTEQRLSPEQTKQLAIQLIADPEDRERVDQILDYDCSFGAPGLGRFRVNILRQRGSFGIILRAIPFEIPTLEQMQLPRVLAEMSDAERGMVLVTGVTGSGKSTTLAAMLNHVNQNKKKHILTLEDPIEFLHRHQQSSITQREVGADTKSFATGLRAALREDPDIILVGEMRDTETIDIALKAAETGHLVFSTLHTQSAVKTISRVIAVFPPHEQEMVRVRLSESLVGVISQRLLPRKDVKGRIAACEVMVVTGTIRDAMRDMNRVDEIPDFIAQGREQYGSQTFDQHLMDLVRGGTVDYEVAKAAATNPADFELRMKVLG